The genomic DNA GACCGGTATTTGATTCTTACTGCTCAACTGTATGACGCAAAAGAGATGGCAGCTGCTGCCAAGACAAAAGGAGACAAGTCAGGCCAGAGGATGGCACAGGACAGGATACGCATCATACAGCAAGGTGGGTGTACATTAACTGTCACATGAAGAgagattaaacattttcttctccCTCACTTCTGACTTATATAGAAcacatgtattttctgttttctagaAATGAAACCACTGGAGTCCCACCCCATGTTCAATCCATCGCTAAAGGTGGTAGACGTACCtcagaaggaaaagaaagtaCTTCCTGTCAGCGAGGACAAAGAGGACCTCAGCTTCAAGTTATTCGAACAAGCGGAAAAGCCTGCTGCAGAGAAAGGTTCAAATAGAAACACCATCTGAGACAAATGATTCAAGCtagattcattcattaaatgtCTTTAACAAAACAGATTGGAAGCGGTGTGCATAACATACTGAAACTTCTAGTTGCAACGCTATGATTCAAGTCTAATCTGCTATATAGTGCGACTGTAATGGATGCTGTATACATGTAGGTCACACCCAAATCACTAACAGTTTGATACCACACCCATATTAATATACTGCTTTTATCAATCCAGGGGGTACAAATTTAGGACATTTGTGGGTCTGTCTGCAGTATTTTGCAGCGTTGTTGCAGACAGGTTCGATGCTCCAAGAGTAATATCTAGTATAGTTTTGAATAAATCCACTCCCTTTAAGTTCACCTCTAGCTGGTGCTAAATTTACTTGCAAAAGTTTAGAAAGAGGCTTTGGGTGAAAACGTCTTTGAGATTCACAGACATTTTGCTGAtctctttgtcatattttactttGCAGTTGTGAAAAAGAATGAGCCAAAGGACATTCGCAATTTTGACTACACAGCTCGCAGCTGGACAGGAAAGTCCCCCAAACAGTTCCTCATCGACTGGGTACGAAAGAACCTACCCAAGAGTCCAGCACCTGCTTTTCACAAGGTTGCTGCTGGTAGATACTGGAGATgcaagtaagtgtgtgtgatgtgtatgtgtttctctgtccttGTTCCCACATACAAAGGCatatattttgttaaatgtcaaggcacattttgatttgatgttttgatgcatCCATCAGGGTGCGTGTTCAGAGGACGGATGATGTTCTTGAAGTTTGTCCAACAATCTTGACTGAAGACAGCATGCAGGCTCAACATCTCGGAGCCACACTGGCACTTTACACTTTAGTTAAAGGACAGGTAATACATGCAGAGGAAGCCACtgtttttctgtgctgcttgaccCAAGATCTAATAATCCAACTCAGTTCCACCCCTCTTAATCGTTCACTTTCAGTCAGTGCACCAGCTCCTTCCTCCAACCTACAGAGATGTGTGGCTGGAGTGGAGAGACAgtgagcagcagaaacaagaagagagccGCACTGCTGCCAACAAACCCCGAGACCAGTTCATCTCCCGGCTTTTAACTaaactcaaacagcagcagaaccagaaccaagcACAGGAATCTGGATCCCGAGGTCTTTTGGGACAAGACAAGGCTGGGGATGAAGAGCCTGAAGAGTCCTGGGAGAACCTGGCTGGTCTTGATAttggggagggaggagaagagctggaggataagagtgagaaaaaaggaggaagaaaggaaggggCAGGAGCACTTGAGGCATCCAGAGAGCTCTTAAAAAAGCTGAAGAAGTCCTCACTGGCCCACAAACTGCAGGTAAATACACCTAAGCATTGTACAATTTACAGtattaaagacatttttgtatGATGCATAAAATGAGGCAGAGTAATTCAACAAGTCTTTTACTGTATCTTCAAGGCAGAGCGAGAGCAGCTTCCCGTCTTCCAACACCGACATCATGTTTTGGAGGCTCTAAAGCGCCAccctgtggtggtggtggccgGTGAGACGGGGAGCGGAAAGAGTACTCAAATTCCTCAGTTCCTCTTGGAGGAGCTGTTAACAGGAGGCAAAGCAGCACAGCCCTGCAACATCGTGGTGACCCAGCCCCGCAGGATCTCTGCCATGAGCCTGGCCTGCAGAGTCAGCGAGGAGCTCGGCTGCGAGGATGGACCAGGATCAAAggtaaaaagaacaaacacattttaatccCCAATAGGCATTAATATTGAGCCTTGTGATGGCGTAGGCTGATAGGATGCACTGTCACTTGTTTTAATGATTGTGTTGAAATCATGTTTCAGTCGTCGCTGTGTGGATACCAGATCCGGATGGAGAATCAGTCAGGGGAGTGGACTCGCCTGCTCTACTGTACTACCGGGGTTCTGCTTCGGAAACTACAGCATGACAGACACCTCAGCTCCCTGACGCACATCATCGTTGACGAGGTATTGACGTACTGGGTTGGAAAGTCTCCTCTAATGTTGTTTGAACTGTACAAACACTTAACACCATCTATCTCACCTAAGGTCCATGAGCGCAGTGTCCAATCAGACTTCCTGTTAACCATCCTGAAAGATGTTGTTATGAGGCGATCAGACCTGCGTCTGATCCTCATGAGCGCCACAGTGGACTGTAACAAGTTCTCCAACTACTTCAACCGCTGCCCAGTGATCACCATCCCTGGCAGGACTTTCCCAGTGGAGGTAAGagaagcttttgtttgtttttatttcgtATACAGAACCTAATTTAACtatccatttgtttgttttgaaagctTTGAAAAACAATATGTTAAAACAGAGTCCCATCACGGATACTTTTGACCTTATTAGGCCcaagaatgaaaaatgaaagacgGATTTTCTTTCTAGGTGTCCCACTTAGAAGACATAGTGGAGGAGACAGGGTACATTCTGGAAAAGGACTCGGAGTACAGCCAGAAAATccttgaagaagaagaagaagttagcATCTCTGTGACACAAAAAGGTGGCAAGACATTACAGCATCAGGTAACATTGACTTTCTGCCACAGTAATACAGTATGTGAGGGAGTGGTGtgttatttaagttaaataacctgtttctgtctgttccAGGAGGTGATAGTGAGGGACTCCTCTTCCGGCTGGGACCTGGGTCCAGATCTCGACCACTTCAGCAGCAGGACTCGGCAGGTGCTGCAGTACATGAATCCTAATAAGATCAACATGGACTTACTAGTTGATCTAATCTACTACCTAGGTACAACACATCATCATGCTTGTTCCTGACAGCACAGAGTACATATTcctacatgttttgttttttggtcttgttaaactttttttgtttgtttgtttgtttttgccagaCAAATCCCCACAATTTGCAGAGGTGAATGGAGCCGTTCTCGTGTTCCTCCCAGGTCTGGCTCACATCCAGCAGCTCTATGACCTGCTCTCCTCAGACAAGAGgttcagagacaaaaacaggtgACATACATACACTGATGTTATGTACTGTGATCTGGTATCCCACATCAGGAAAACAGAAGAATTTgtgcaacacacaaactatACATTCAACTTTTTTCCATTTGGCTAAATGTGAGTTCTCACTGGCTCTTTTAGGTTTAAGATTGTCGCTCTTCACTCGACTCTCTCATCAAGGGACCAGGCTGCTGCCTTTACAGTGCCACCTGCTGGAGTTAGAAAGGTACTTCCTAATGTGGTATAGGAAAATAGAACAATACAGGTTATGTAATATGATTCAACAaagtctattattattattattattattattattattattatttctgttaaaATCTGACACTACACTGATAATCCCTGAAGATTCTTACTGCTCTGCTCTGCGTCTCTTTTAGATTGTCCTGTCGACTAACATTGCTGAGACAGGTGTGACTATTCCTGACGTCGTGTTTGTCATCGACACTGGAAAGACTAAAGAAAATAAGTAAGTAATGGCTCATGAACAATGCCAGAATAGTCTTACATATAtagtattgttattatgttattaacaGACTGTTCTCATAGGAAGTAAATTGCACAATCTATTTTATGGCTTCAGTCAAAAATAgatcaaaatatttcattgttgTATCTTATTGTCTGTGAACTTGTAGATATTTAACTACAGTCTGATGTGTCATTCAGGTACCATGAGAGCAGCCAGATGAGTTCTCTGGTAGAAACTTTTGTTTCCAAAGCCAGCGCCCTCCAGAGACAGGGAAGAGCGGGACGTGTCCGAAGCGGCTTCTGCTTCCGGCTCTATCCAAAGTACAGGTAAGGAAGTTCATTATGCAGAGATGAAAATGGGAAcacaaagcaggaaaacaaatcatttcCCATTCGATATAAAGGATgtgtccaccaaaaaaaaaaaaagtaactacATGTCATATTCCTGGTTTCTGTTCTGCTCTTCACATCAGGTTTGACGCCTTCATGGATTACTCCATTCCAGAGATACTACGAGTCCCATTGGAGGAACTCTGCCTTCATATTATGGTatataaaccaaacaaacaaacaaaaaacacactaaaacaaacaccTTTACCTTCTACCACATGTGGAAACATTCTTGAAGCTTCTGTTTAACGTGTTTTATTCTTTCCCCCCTAATCTCCTCcacacccctctctctttctctttctctttccctttc from Larimichthys crocea isolate SSNF chromosome IX, L_crocea_2.0, whole genome shotgun sequence includes the following:
- the dhx29 gene encoding ATP-dependent RNA helicase DHX29 isoform X1, with the translated sequence MGGKKKKSAQAAAPVAPAAAAAGAGAGRTSAAAGNGVAEEAKKQPASNKPTKPAKENKSKAPKTYSLANTAQVDTGGVSDKSILKVSIQADLEKKIIKLVNDFRDENGDKGPISGRLTSKKLLDLYTALQRFSFKREHIEEAMKSSVLYGGDLHSALDWLCLNLKDDELPEGFTQQMQEESQKNRPRFQHPAQEKPAAPSPKAPNNPRKETNKATEKDEAATMKDWILRYAEQSSDDDDEEEEEDEGGKKTAHNPELDIKFDPNDRYLILTAQLYDAKEMAAAAKTKGDKSGQRMAQDRIRIIQQEMKPLESHPMFNPSLKVVDVPQKEKKVLPVSEDKEDLSFKLFEQAEKPAAEKVVKKNEPKDIRNFDYTARSWTGKSPKQFLIDWVRKNLPKSPAPAFHKVAAGRYWRCKVRVQRTDDVLEVCPTILTEDSMQAQHLGATLALYTLVKGQSVHQLLPPTYRDVWLEWRDSEQQKQEESRTAANKPRDQFISRLLTKLKQQQNQNQAQESGSRGLLGQDKAGDEEPEESWENLAGLDIGEGGEELEDKSEKKGGRKEGAGALEASRELLKKLKKSSLAHKLQAEREQLPVFQHRHHVLEALKRHPVVVVAGETGSGKSTQIPQFLLEELLTGGKAAQPCNIVVTQPRRISAMSLACRVSEELGCEDGPGSKSSLCGYQIRMENQSGEWTRLLYCTTGVLLRKLQHDRHLSSLTHIIVDEVHERSVQSDFLLTILKDVVMRRSDLRLILMSATVDCNKFSNYFNRCPVITIPGRTFPVEVSHLEDIVEETGYILEKDSEYSQKILEEEEEVSISVTQKGGKTLQHQEVIVRDSSSGWDLGPDLDHFSSRTRQVLQYMNPNKINMDLLVDLIYYLDKSPQFAEVNGAVLVFLPGLAHIQQLYDLLSSDKRFRDKNRFKIVALHSTLSSRDQAAAFTVPPAGVRKIVLSTNIAETGVTIPDVVFVIDTGKTKENKYHESSQMSSLVETFVSKASALQRQGRAGRVRSGFCFRLYPKYRFDAFMDYSIPEILRVPLEELCLHIMKCQYGSPEDFLSRALDPPQPQSVSNAVNLLRKIGACHPSDHVLTPLGHHLASLPVNVKIGKMLIYGAILGCLEPIATIAAAITEKSPFSTPMNRKEEANLAKSALALANSDHMTIYNAYMGWKNSQTEGQRTEMSYCRKHFLNRTALITIEDVKHELMKMMEQAGFWSSRSSHSKPQVASLTKQQISVLNAVLTAGLYDSVARVLCTPSVDVLERVACTVETPQGKAQVHPSSVNRNLQTHGWLLYQEKVKYTKIYLRDTSLISPFPMLLFGGDIDIQHRERLITLDGWIHFQAPVRIGVIFKHLRKLMDSLLEKKLENPRMNLEGEKTIQMILDLIKSEHAV
- the dhx29 gene encoding ATP-dependent RNA helicase DHX29 isoform X2 gives rise to the protein MKSSVLYGGDLHSALDWLCLNLKDDELPEGFTQQMQEESQKNRPRFQHPAQEKPAAPSPKAPNNPRKETNKATEKDEAATMKDWILRYAEQSSDDDDEEEEEDEGGKKTAHNPELDIKFDPNDRYLILTAQLYDAKEMAAAAKTKGDKSGQRMAQDRIRIIQQEMKPLESHPMFNPSLKVVDVPQKEKKVLPVSEDKEDLSFKLFEQAEKPAAEKVVKKNEPKDIRNFDYTARSWTGKSPKQFLIDWVRKNLPKSPAPAFHKVAAGRYWRCKVRVQRTDDVLEVCPTILTEDSMQAQHLGATLALYTLVKGQSVHQLLPPTYRDVWLEWRDSEQQKQEESRTAANKPRDQFISRLLTKLKQQQNQNQAQESGSRGLLGQDKAGDEEPEESWENLAGLDIGEGGEELEDKSEKKGGRKEGAGALEASRELLKKLKKSSLAHKLQAEREQLPVFQHRHHVLEALKRHPVVVVAGETGSGKSTQIPQFLLEELLTGGKAAQPCNIVVTQPRRISAMSLACRVSEELGCEDGPGSKSSLCGYQIRMENQSGEWTRLLYCTTGVLLRKLQHDRHLSSLTHIIVDEVHERSVQSDFLLTILKDVVMRRSDLRLILMSATVDCNKFSNYFNRCPVITIPGRTFPVEVSHLEDIVEETGYILEKDSEYSQKILEEEEEVSISVTQKGGKTLQHQEVIVRDSSSGWDLGPDLDHFSSRTRQVLQYMNPNKINMDLLVDLIYYLDKSPQFAEVNGAVLVFLPGLAHIQQLYDLLSSDKRFRDKNRFKIVALHSTLSSRDQAAAFTVPPAGVRKIVLSTNIAETGVTIPDVVFVIDTGKTKENKYHESSQMSSLVETFVSKASALQRQGRAGRVRSGFCFRLYPKYRFDAFMDYSIPEILRVPLEELCLHIMKCQYGSPEDFLSRALDPPQPQSVSNAVNLLRKIGACHPSDHVLTPLGHHLASLPVNVKIGKMLIYGAILGCLEPIATIAAAITEKSPFSTPMNRKEEANLAKSALALANSDHMTIYNAYMGWKNSQTEGQRTEMSYCRKHFLNRTALITIEDVKHELMKMMEQAGFWSSRSSHSKPQVASLTKQQISVLNAVLTAGLYDSVARVLCTPSVDVLERVACTVETPQGKAQVHPSSVNRNLQTHGWLLYQEKVKYTKIYLRDTSLISPFPMLLFGGDIDIQHRERLITLDGWIHFQAPVRIGVIFKHLRKLMDSLLEKKLENPRMNLEGEKTIQMILDLIKSEHAV
- the dhx29 gene encoding ATP-dependent RNA helicase DHX29 isoform X3, translating into MQAQHLGATLALYTLVKGQSVHQLLPPTYRDVWLEWRDSEQQKQEESRTAANKPRDQFISRLLTKLKQQQNQNQAQESGSRGLLGQDKAGDEEPEESWENLAGLDIGEGGEELEDKSEKKGGRKEGAGALEASRELLKKLKKSSLAHKLQAEREQLPVFQHRHHVLEALKRHPVVVVAGETGSGKSTQIPQFLLEELLTGGKAAQPCNIVVTQPRRISAMSLACRVSEELGCEDGPGSKSSLCGYQIRMENQSGEWTRLLYCTTGVLLRKLQHDRHLSSLTHIIVDEVHERSVQSDFLLTILKDVVMRRSDLRLILMSATVDCNKFSNYFNRCPVITIPGRTFPVEVSHLEDIVEETGYILEKDSEYSQKILEEEEEVSISVTQKGGKTLQHQEVIVRDSSSGWDLGPDLDHFSSRTRQVLQYMNPNKINMDLLVDLIYYLDKSPQFAEVNGAVLVFLPGLAHIQQLYDLLSSDKRFRDKNRFKIVALHSTLSSRDQAAAFTVPPAGVRKIVLSTNIAETGVTIPDVVFVIDTGKTKENKYHESSQMSSLVETFVSKASALQRQGRAGRVRSGFCFRLYPKYRFDAFMDYSIPEILRVPLEELCLHIMKCQYGSPEDFLSRALDPPQPQSVSNAVNLLRKIGACHPSDHVLTPLGHHLASLPVNVKIGKMLIYGAILGCLEPIATIAAAITEKSPFSTPMNRKEEANLAKSALALANSDHMTIYNAYMGWKNSQTEGQRTEMSYCRKHFLNRTALITIEDVKHELMKMMEQAGFWSSRSSHSKPQVASLTKQQISVLNAVLTAGLYDSVARVLCTPSVDVLERVACTVETPQGKAQVHPSSVNRNLQTHGWLLYQEKVKYTKIYLRDTSLISPFPMLLFGGDIDIQHRERLITLDGWIHFQAPVRIGVIFKHLRKLMDSLLEKKLENPRMNLEGEKTIQMILDLIKSEHAV
- the dhx29 gene encoding ATP-dependent RNA helicase DHX29 isoform X4, which produces MSLACRVSEELGCEDGPGSKSSLCGYQIRMENQSGEWTRLLYCTTGVLLRKLQHDRHLSSLTHIIVDEVHERSVQSDFLLTILKDVVMRRSDLRLILMSATVDCNKFSNYFNRCPVITIPGRTFPVEVSHLEDIVEETGYILEKDSEYSQKILEEEEEVSISVTQKGGKTLQHQEVIVRDSSSGWDLGPDLDHFSSRTRQVLQYMNPNKINMDLLVDLIYYLDKSPQFAEVNGAVLVFLPGLAHIQQLYDLLSSDKRFRDKNRFKIVALHSTLSSRDQAAAFTVPPAGVRKIVLSTNIAETGVTIPDVVFVIDTGKTKENKYHESSQMSSLVETFVSKASALQRQGRAGRVRSGFCFRLYPKYRFDAFMDYSIPEILRVPLEELCLHIMKCQYGSPEDFLSRALDPPQPQSVSNAVNLLRKIGACHPSDHVLTPLGHHLASLPVNVKIGKMLIYGAILGCLEPIATIAAAITEKSPFSTPMNRKEEANLAKSALALANSDHMTIYNAYMGWKNSQTEGQRTEMSYCRKHFLNRTALITIEDVKHELMKMMEQAGFWSSRSSHSKPQVASLTKQQISVLNAVLTAGLYDSVARVLCTPSVDVLERVACTVETPQGKAQVHPSSVNRNLQTHGWLLYQEKVKYTKIYLRDTSLISPFPMLLFGGDIDIQHRERLITLDGWIHFQAPVRIGVIFKHLRKLMDSLLEKKLENPRMNLEGEKTIQMILDLIKSEHAV